From one Xiphophorus hellerii strain 12219 chromosome 18, Xiphophorus_hellerii-4.1, whole genome shotgun sequence genomic stretch:
- the relt gene encoding tumor necrosis factor receptor superfamily member 19L: MRNHLCCSTFVLLAVIGCGGTAVVQCRWGEACVCLQCPAGQEPSKACRQIQSSAEDVKCQFCPPGSFSDTVDSELCRPHTSCEILGRNVSVSGTLTSDAICGDCLPGFLSPDGGQVSTKSGCIKTELHVRKIRTVGKGSSNGAGGPANSTVVRSAEEKTAEYAVFALVPVFCIMGLLGILICNILKKKGYNCTAEKEGRDEETATPQKEGHNCPYISDDLNEDTISVLVRLITEKKENAAALEELLLEYESKQMSKGSSIKFPMLSPLSTFRSIPKSCPHQSHLHTISGLSGLAPKHGYRCSRCAQRKWPPILIPPLDSLKDPLKPPRGLILPSLDTPVNQQKNPLLGAGCVDTHHPQATVVPKPVQNKVDSSEGREKKEGEVLSVGRFQVAHIPEYKPVTTETKTSSQEQRNSLFGGKHFPSCSSSGFRR, encoded by the exons ATGAGGAACCACCTTTGCTGCTCAACTTTCGTCCTTCTCGCG GTGATAGGCTGTGGTGGGACTGCAGTGGTGCAGTGTCGGTGGGGAgaagcgtgtgtgtgtttgcaatgCCCTGCAGGACAGGAGCCATCCAAG gCTTGTAGGCAGATCCAGAGTTCAGCTGAAGACGTGAAATGTCAGTTCTGCCCACCTGGGAGCTTTTCAGATACAGTCGACTCTGAGCTCTGCCGTCCGCACACATCCTGTGAGATCCTGGGCAGAAACGTTTCAGTGTCTGGCACTCTGACCTCAGACGCTATCTGTGGCGACTGTCTGCCTGG ATTTCTTTCTCCTGATGGAGGACAAGTTTCCACTAAAAGCGGTTGCATAAAAA CTGAATTGCATGTCAGAAAGATTCGCACTGTGGGAAAAGGTTCCTCTAATGGGGCAGGAGGACCAGCCAATAGTACGGTGGTTCGAAGCGCCGAGGAAAAGACGGCAGAGTACGCTGTGTTCGCGTTGGTGCCTGTCTTTTGCATAATGGGCCTGTTGGGCATCCTGATCTGCAACATCTTGAAGAAGAAGGGATACAACTGCACTGCTGAGAAGGAGGGGAGAGACGAAGAGACTGCTACACCTCAGAAAGAAG GTCACAACTGCCCCTACATATCTGATGACCTGAATGAAGACACAATCAGTGTTCTGGTTCGCCTCATAACAGAGAAGAAAG aaaatgctGCTGCACTGGAGGAACTGCTGCTGGAGTATGAGAGCAAACAGATGAGCAAAGGCTCATCAATCAA GTTCCCGATGCTGTCTCCCTTGTCCACCTTCCGCTCCATCCCCAAGTCTTGCCCCCATCAGTCCCACCTCCACACCATCTCAGGTCTCTCCGGTCTCGCTCCCAAACACGGCTACCGCTGCTCCCGCTGCGCTCAGAGAAAGTGGCCTCCTATACTCATTCCTCCCCTGGATTCTCTCAAAGACCCTCTGAAGCCCCCACGGGGTCTCATTCTGCCCTCCTTGGACACACCTGTTAACCAGCAGAAGAACCCTCTACTGGGGGCAGGTTGCGTAGACACTCATCACCCCCAAGCCACTGTTGTTCCAAAACCTGTTCAGAACAAAGTGGACAGCAGTGAAGGGAGGGAGAAGAAAGAAGGAGAGGTGTTGTCTGTTGGGAG atttcAAGTTGCTCACATACCTGAGTACAAGCCTGTtaccacagaaacaaaaacatcatcCCAGGAACAAAGAAACTCCCTGTTTGGTGGGAAACATTTTCCCTCCTGTTCATCATCTGGCTTCAGGAG ATAA
- the p2ry2.1 gene encoding P2Y purinoceptor 2, whose protein sequence is MAYSHINMTNRSNSSSFCRFNEDFKFILLPVSYALVFVIGLALNATALFVMVFRTKRWKPSTIYMFNLTMCDTLYIFTLPFLIFYYADENDWPFSEPICKLIRFLFYANLYGSILFLCCISLHRFLGICHPVRSLSWVSARRARLVSVAVWACVLFCQAPILYFSRTRAVKTERICYDTTSPELFDDFLVYSSVVSVIMFALPFMVVMVCYGLMVRKLLEPGWGSNERGEGEGGGLKAQQSKQKSVKMIIIVLAAFMLCFLPFHLTRSLYYSFRYLRQVNPSQISCSLLEAASVAYKVTRPLASANSCVDPILYFLAGRDARSTLTKKGKLSSQKPTTCHFRTTKL, encoded by the exons ATGGCCTACTCTCACATCAACATGACCAACCGCTCCAACTCCAGCTCTTTCTGTCGATTTAACGAAGACTTTAAATTCATTCTCCTTCCCGTCAGCTACGCCCTGGTTTTCGTCATTGGTCTGGCGTTGAACGCCACAGCTCTTTTTGTGATGGTGTTCCGTACAAAGCGATGGAAGCCTTCCACCATTTACATGTTCAACCTGACGATGTGTGACACACTCTACATCTTCACTCTTCCCTTCCTCATCTTCTACTATGCCGACGAGAACGACTGGCCCTTCAGTGAGCCGATCTGCAAGCTGATACGCTTCCTGTTTTATGCCAACTTGTATG GTTCTATTCTATTCCTCTGCTGCATCAGTCTCCATCGGTTTCTTGGTATCTGCCATCCCGTCCGCTCGCTCAGCTGGGTCAGTGCTCGTCGGGCCAGGCTGGTGTCTGTAGCAGTGTGGGCATGTGTTTTATTCTGCCAGGCTCCAATTCTCTACTTTTCAAGAACAAG GGCTGTAAAGACAGAGCGAATCTGCTATGACACCACCAGTCCAGAGCTTTTTGATGACTTCCTGGTGTACAGCTCAGTCGTGTCAGTGATCATGTTTGCCTTGCCCTTCATGGTGGTGATGGTTTGCTACGGCCTCATGGTTCGGAAGCTTCTGGAGCCCGGCTGGGGGTCTAATGAGAGAGGTGAAGGTGAAGGAGGTGGTCTGAAGGCACAACAGTCAAAGCAGAAGTCTGTGAAGATGATCATTATTGTGCTGGCAGCGTTCATGCTGTGCTTTCTTCCTTTTCACCTGACCAGAAGTCTTTACTATTCATTTAGATACCTGAGACAGGTGAATCCATCACAG ATCAGCTGCAGTTTGCTGGAGGCTGCCAGTGTGGCCTACAAGGTGACGCGACCTTTAGCCAGCGCCAACAGCTGCGTGGACCCCATCCTTTACTTCCTGGCGGGACGGGACGCTCGCAGCACTCTCACCAAGAAGGGCAAACTGTCCTCACAGAAACCGACCACGTGCCATTTTCGGACCACAAAACTCTGA